A section of the Bacillus sp. HSf4 genome encodes:
- the spoVB gene encoding stage V sporulation protein B produces MTKQTFLKSTLILIAAGLITRMLGFINRIVIARFIGEEGVGLYMMAAPTFFLAVTLTQFGLPVAISKLVAEAEARGDHRKTKQILVMSLAITGTLSALITPVFLIYAPLMAETLLTDERTLYPLLAVTPVVPIIAVSSVLRGYFQGKQNMRPLAVSQVLEQIVRISLVAVCTTAFLPLGIEYAAAGAMLSSVFGELVSLLYLFIAFKYKKKIRIRKRFFKSLISGRTTFFELMSVSLPTTGSRFIGNLSWFFEPIVVAQSLAIAGVAASAATGQYGELTGFAMTLLTLPSFITYSLSTALVPAISEGIEQKKMQVVEYRLEQAMRLCLLSGGISVVVLFSYADELVSVMYGSSNAAIYVKVMAPFFLFYYFQGPLQAVLQALNLAGAAMMNSLVGALVKTGLIFVLASRPSLGIMGAALAIVTGMILVTMLHAATVSKVLPISINLKEYVLSFAVIFISGWASLWMKQHLFIEHAEPIRLFYCVLATSCLYVFLLVAFRLIKKEEIQRFPLFGRWIS; encoded by the coding sequence ATGACCAAGCAGACGTTTTTAAAAAGCACGCTCATCTTGATAGCAGCAGGTTTGATTACAAGAATGCTCGGCTTTATCAACCGGATTGTCATCGCCAGATTCATCGGCGAAGAAGGCGTAGGGCTGTATATGATGGCGGCGCCGACCTTTTTTCTGGCGGTGACCCTCACCCAATTCGGCCTTCCCGTCGCCATCAGCAAACTCGTGGCTGAAGCGGAGGCCCGCGGCGATCACAGAAAAACAAAGCAGATTTTGGTGATGTCTCTTGCGATCACGGGCACGCTCAGCGCCCTTATCACACCGGTGTTCCTTATTTATGCGCCGCTGATGGCCGAAACGCTTTTAACGGATGAACGAACGCTGTATCCGCTTTTGGCGGTGACACCGGTCGTTCCGATCATCGCCGTTTCCAGCGTGCTGCGGGGCTATTTTCAAGGCAAGCAGAATATGAGGCCGCTCGCCGTATCCCAAGTGCTTGAACAAATCGTCCGGATATCGCTTGTCGCGGTCTGCACAACTGCCTTTTTGCCGCTCGGAATCGAATACGCCGCAGCAGGCGCGATGCTGTCCTCCGTTTTTGGAGAGCTTGTTTCACTGCTTTATTTGTTTATCGCCTTTAAATATAAAAAGAAAATCCGCATTCGCAAACGCTTTTTTAAGTCGCTGATATCCGGACGAACAACTTTTTTCGAGCTGATGAGCGTCTCGCTCCCGACAACAGGCAGCCGGTTTATCGGCAACTTGTCATGGTTTTTTGAACCGATCGTCGTTGCGCAAAGTTTGGCGATTGCCGGAGTCGCCGCTTCGGCTGCAACGGGCCAATACGGGGAGCTGACCGGTTTTGCCATGACCCTTCTCACCCTGCCAAGCTTTATTACGTATTCGCTGTCAACTGCCCTTGTTCCGGCCATCAGCGAAGGCATCGAACAGAAAAAAATGCAGGTTGTTGAATACCGGTTAGAACAGGCGATGCGGCTCTGCCTTTTAAGCGGCGGAATTTCCGTTGTCGTTTTGTTTTCCTATGCGGATGAGCTTGTCAGCGTGATGTACGGTTCTTCAAATGCCGCGATTTATGTCAAAGTGATGGCCCCGTTTTTCTTGTTTTATTATTTTCAGGGCCCGCTTCAAGCCGTATTGCAGGCTTTAAACCTGGCCGGGGCGGCCATGATGAACAGCCTTGTCGGCGCCCTTGTGAAAACGGGTCTGATATTCGTGCTCGCTTCACGCCCGTCGCTCGGCATTATGGGGGCGGCTCTGGCGATTGTAACAGGCATGATCCTTGTGACGATGCTGCATGCGGCAACGGTCAGCAAAGTGCTCCCCATCAGCATCAATTTAAAGGAATATGTGCTGTCCTTTGCTGTCATTTTCATTTCGGGCTGGGCAAGCCTCTGGATGAAGCAGCACCTCTTCATCGAGCACGCCGAACCGATCCGCCTCTTTTACTGCGTGCTGGCGACAAGCTGTCTGTACGTATTCCTTTTGGTCGCTTTCAGGCTCATCAAAAAAGAAGAAATCCAGCGTTTTCCTTTGTTCGGCCGCTGGATTTCCTAA
- a CDS encoding DUF2905 domain-containing protein: protein MTEFPKLLMILGAVIFGIGLFMQVIGKLPGDIFVKKGNVTFFFPVVTCIVISIILSLLFSIFGRMK, encoded by the coding sequence ATGACTGAGTTTCCAAAGCTTTTGATGATTTTAGGCGCGGTCATTTTTGGCATTGGTTTATTCATGCAAGTCATCGGCAAGCTTCCGGGAGACATTTTTGTGAAAAAAGGAAACGTTACATTTTTCTTTCCTGTTGTTACATGCATTGTCATCAGCATCATCCTGTCCTTATTGTTTTCGATCTTCGGACGGATGAAATGA
- a CDS encoding lipopolysaccharide assembly LapA domain-containing protein, with the protein MNKQWTLISALIFTLIVAVFAVINVEPVTVDFLFGTAEWPLILVILVSVLMGALIIGSAGAFQIMRLKKELRTLKKEEMEKLQHSDSEEPASAEQKDERYTK; encoded by the coding sequence ATGAACAAACAATGGACATTAATTTCTGCACTTATTTTTACTCTGATTGTTGCTGTTTTCGCGGTCATCAATGTCGAGCCTGTCACGGTCGATTTTCTCTTTGGCACAGCTGAATGGCCCTTGATTCTCGTTATTTTGGTATCTGTTTTGATGGGAGCGCTGATTATCGGTTCAGCAGGCGCTTTTCAGATCATGAGGCTGAAAAAAGAGCTCAGGACGCTCAAAAAGGAGGAAATGGAAAAACTGCAACATTCAGATTCTGAAGAGCCTGCATCAGCAGAACAAAAGGATGAAAGATATACGAAATAA
- the yajC gene encoding preprotein translocase subunit YajC yields the protein MMEMLGTLLPIILMFAVLYFLLIRPQQKQQKAVRQMQEELKKGDKVVTIGGLHGIVDSIDESKVVIKTGDNTRLTFDRRAIREASAE from the coding sequence ATAATGGAGATGCTTGGAACATTACTTCCGATTATTTTAATGTTTGCGGTTCTTTATTTCCTGTTGATCCGTCCTCAGCAGAAGCAGCAGAAAGCTGTCCGCCAGATGCAGGAGGAGCTGAAAAAAGGAGATAAAGTCGTAACGATCGGCGGCCTGCACGGTATTGTTGATTCAATTGACGAAAGCAAGGTTGTCATCAAAACAGGCGACAATACACGTCTGACATTCGATCGCCGCGCGATTCGAGAGGCGTCAGCCGAATAG
- the tgt gene encoding tRNA guanosine(34) transglycosylase Tgt — protein sequence MSQQPIRYEFIKTCKQTGARLGKVHTPHGSFDTPAFMPVGTLATVKTMAPEELKEMGAGIILSNTYHLWLRPGHEIVKEAGGLHKFMNWDRAILTDSGGFQVFSLSEFRKIEEEGVHFRNHLNGDKLFLSPEKAMDIQNALGSDIMMAFDECPPYPAEYDYMKRSVERTSRWAERCLAAHKRPDEQGLFGIVQGGEYEDLRKQSAKDLISLDFPGYAIGGLSVGEPKDVMNRVLEFTTPLLPADKPRYLMGVGSPDSLIDGAIRGVDMFDCVLPTRIARNGTLMTSEGRLVVKNAKYEKDFRPIDEHCDCYTCRNYSRAYIRHLIRCNETFGIRLTSYHNLYFLLKLMGQVRDAIREDRLGDFREEFFERYGFNKPNAKSF from the coding sequence TTGTCGCAGCAACCGATACGTTATGAGTTCATAAAAACATGCAAACAAACAGGAGCAAGGCTGGGGAAAGTCCACACCCCCCACGGCTCCTTTGATACACCGGCATTCATGCCGGTAGGGACACTGGCCACCGTCAAAACAATGGCTCCGGAAGAGCTGAAAGAGATGGGCGCCGGCATTATTTTAAGCAACACCTATCACCTTTGGCTGAGACCAGGCCATGAAATCGTCAAGGAAGCGGGCGGCCTTCACAAGTTTATGAATTGGGATCGCGCGATTCTGACCGATTCAGGCGGCTTCCAGGTGTTTTCTCTAAGCGAATTCCGCAAAATTGAAGAGGAAGGCGTTCACTTCCGCAATCATCTAAACGGAGACAAGCTGTTTTTATCGCCTGAAAAAGCGATGGATATCCAAAACGCCCTCGGCTCCGATATTATGATGGCGTTTGATGAATGTCCGCCATATCCGGCGGAATACGACTACATGAAAAGGTCTGTTGAACGGACAAGCCGCTGGGCGGAAAGGTGCCTTGCAGCCCACAAGCGCCCTGATGAGCAGGGGCTCTTTGGGATCGTTCAAGGCGGCGAATATGAAGATTTGCGGAAACAGAGTGCGAAAGACTTGATTTCGCTCGATTTCCCGGGCTATGCTATAGGTGGACTTTCAGTCGGAGAACCGAAGGATGTCATGAACCGCGTGCTGGAGTTTACGACTCCTTTGCTTCCTGCGGATAAACCGCGCTATTTGATGGGTGTCGGTTCACCGGATTCACTCATTGACGGCGCGATCCGCGGTGTCGACATGTTTGACTGCGTGCTGCCGACGAGAATTGCCAGAAATGGCACGCTCATGACGAGCGAAGGCCGCCTCGTCGTCAAAAACGCCAAGTATGAAAAGGATTTCAGGCCGATTGATGAGCACTGTGACTGCTATACGTGCCGAAACTATTCACGGGCGTATATCAGACATTTAATCCGCTGCAATGAAACGTTTGGAATTCGTTTAACTTCTTATCATAATCTTTATTTTCTGTTAAAATTAATGGGGCAAGTCAGAGATGCCATTCGTGAAGATCGTTTAGGTGATTTCCGGGAAGAGTTTTTTGAACGCTACGGTTTTAATAAACCAAACGCTAAAAGTTTCTGA
- the ruvA gene encoding Holliday junction branch migration protein RuvA: MIEFVKGTIDYVSPQYIVIENGGIGYQIYTPNPFIYKENSEETIYTYHYVREDTAALYGFSTREEKMLFTKLLNVTGIGPKGALAILASGDPGAVIEAIENEDEAFLVKFPGVGKKTARQIILDLKGKLADAIPEAAASLFNHEEREEAHEAKTALGEALEALQALGYSDREIKKVQPHLKKEEALSTDQYVKKALQKLLK; the protein is encoded by the coding sequence TTGATCGAATTCGTAAAGGGCACCATTGATTATGTGTCGCCCCAGTATATTGTCATTGAGAACGGCGGAATCGGCTATCAAATTTATACGCCTAATCCGTTTATCTATAAAGAAAACAGCGAGGAAACGATTTATACATATCACTATGTGAGAGAAGATACAGCTGCTTTGTACGGCTTTTCGACACGGGAAGAAAAAATGCTGTTTACAAAATTGCTGAATGTAACGGGCATCGGCCCGAAAGGTGCGCTTGCGATCCTTGCTTCCGGTGATCCGGGTGCGGTGATTGAAGCGATCGAGAATGAAGATGAAGCGTTTTTGGTGAAGTTCCCCGGAGTGGGGAAAAAAACCGCCAGACAGATCATCCTCGATTTGAAAGGCAAATTGGCTGATGCCATTCCTGAAGCGGCGGCAAGTCTTTTCAACCACGAAGAGCGGGAAGAAGCCCATGAAGCTAAGACCGCTCTAGGGGAAGCGCTTGAAGCGTTGCAGGCGCTCGGCTACTCAGACCGCGAGATTAAAAAAGTTCAGCCTCACCTGAAAAAGGAAGAGGCGCTTTCAACAGATCAATATGTTAAAAAAGCATTACAAAAATTATTAAAGTAA
- a CDS encoding post-transcriptional regulator, which translates to MDKHPADLYKDHLKPFLLSKTEEFMVLGYDDIEIKELWSYLLNKKWKNKKDVQIHQLADDILTVKIGEFMNYATVESFKTSNLLDSPEGQDMLDELLK; encoded by the coding sequence ATGGACAAACATCCGGCCGATCTGTACAAGGATCATCTGAAACCGTTTCTTCTCAGCAAAACGGAAGAGTTCATGGTCCTTGGTTATGATGATATTGAAATAAAGGAATTATGGTCATACTTATTGAATAAGAAATGGAAGAACAAGAAGGATGTTCAAATTCACCAGCTGGCCGATGATATTTTAACTGTGAAAATTGGCGAATTTATGAACTATGCAACCGTCGAATCGTTTAAAACGTCTAATTTACTCGACAGCCCAGAAGGGCAGGATATGCTCGATGAGCTGCTGAAGTAA
- a CDS encoding intercompartmental signaling factor BofC, whose protein sequence is MFSFQQEAAGRSASEAKEQDRVHIQFEKVYLDGDVGIENKEEPLGKVEDVKAAYKGWQLVDQKKGFMLFRKQVDDISPLSKTNGYIGVTEDGVISTFHGRPGVLSEPIQSFFQIDIKRLESRMADDLRKGIPYRTKHEFQHVIEAVKSSGIMKDMKT, encoded by the coding sequence ATGTTCAGTTTTCAGCAGGAAGCTGCAGGAAGATCGGCATCGGAGGCAAAGGAGCAGGACAGGGTGCACATTCAGTTTGAAAAGGTGTATTTAGACGGGGATGTTGGCATTGAAAACAAGGAAGAGCCGCTCGGTAAGGTGGAAGATGTAAAAGCCGCATATAAAGGATGGCAGCTTGTTGATCAAAAAAAAGGGTTCATGCTGTTTCGCAAGCAGGTGGATGACATCTCTCCTTTAAGCAAAACAAACGGCTATATCGGGGTGACGGAGGATGGCGTCATATCGACTTTTCACGGCCGTCCCGGCGTTTTGTCAGAGCCGATTCAATCGTTTTTTCAGATTGATATAAAGCGGCTTGAGAGCCGAATGGCGGATGACCTGCGCAAAGGGATTCCCTATCGGACGAAACATGAATTTCAGCATGTCATTGAAGCCGTAAAATCATCGGGAATTATGAAAGATATGAAGACATGA
- a CDS encoding DUF421 domain-containing protein codes for MEEIFALIFRTVFLYAVIFILFRFMGKREIGELSILDLVVFIMIAEIAVLAIEDHDDHLLHTLVPIFVLTLIQVFFAYLSLKNQKIRHLLDGKPTIIIDRGKIDEQAMRTQRYNFDDLLTQLREKNIERIADVSYAILEPTGKLSVFTKDRTNHRIELPLIVDGIVQKDHLQRIGKNQEWLEQKLAERGHRDLSEISFCAYHKGSFFIDLKDEI; via the coding sequence ATGGAGGAAATATTTGCTCTTATTTTTCGGACGGTCTTTTTGTATGCGGTCATTTTCATCTTGTTTCGCTTCATGGGAAAAAGAGAAATAGGAGAATTAAGCATATTGGATCTTGTCGTTTTTATTATGATCGCTGAAATAGCGGTGCTGGCCATAGAGGATCACGATGATCACCTATTGCATACGCTCGTTCCGATTTTTGTCTTAACATTGATTCAAGTTTTTTTTGCTTATTTATCATTGAAAAACCAAAAAATCCGCCACCTTCTCGATGGAAAACCGACGATTATCATTGATCGCGGGAAAATCGATGAGCAGGCAATGAGAACCCAGCGCTATAATTTTGATGACTTGCTGACCCAGCTGAGAGAAAAGAACATCGAGCGCATTGCAGATGTTTCCTATGCGATTTTGGAGCCGACGGGCAAGCTGTCGGTGTTTACCAAAGACCGGACGAATCACCGGATTGAACTGCCGCTGATCGTCGATGGAATCGTTCAGAAAGACCATTTGCAGCGGATCGGCAAAAATCAGGAGTGGCTTGAACAAAAGCTTGCCGAAAGAGGCCACCGCGACCTGTCCGAGATATCGTTCTGCGCGTATCACAAAGGTTCTTTCTTTATTGATCTCAAGGACGAAATATAA
- a CDS encoding TIGR04086 family membrane protein: MNEPKQIGKGILYSLVVIFALMFAGSLLISLLLTWTSLTESSFGWLITAISFITLFIGGFVSGGKAKEKGWLIGALTALCFSLTVLLFQYLGFGEAFNLKQLLYHAGFMGVSMIGGIFGVNLHGSRA, translated from the coding sequence ATGAACGAGCCAAAGCAAATCGGCAAGGGGATTTTATACAGTCTGGTCGTCATTTTCGCCTTGATGTTTGCGGGAAGCCTGCTGATTTCACTGCTCTTGACATGGACATCGCTCACCGAAAGCTCATTCGGCTGGTTGATTACCGCTATATCCTTTATTACACTGTTCATCGGCGGGTTTGTTTCCGGAGGAAAGGCGAAGGAAAAAGGGTGGCTGATCGGAGCTTTGACAGCTCTCTGCTTCTCGCTGACAGTGCTGCTGTTTCAATATCTCGGGTTCGGAGAAGCTTTCAACCTCAAACAGCTTCTGTATCATGCAGGGTTTATGGGTGTCAGCATGATCGGGGGGATTTTCGGGGTCAATCTCCACGGAAGCCGGGCATAG
- the queA gene encoding tRNA preQ1(34) S-adenosylmethionine ribosyltransferase-isomerase QueA: MKVDLFDFDLPERLIAQVPLKERDASRLMVLDKETGDITHSTFKHILDFLEAGDCIVLNDTRVLPARLFGVKEETGAKVEVLLLKQEEGDVWETLVKPAKRVKRGTVLTFGDGRLTAVCTEELDHGGRKIEFRYKGIFYEVLESLGEMPLPPYIKEQLDDKERYQTVYSKKQGSAAAPTAGLHFTEEILDALKEKGVHIAFITLHVGLGTFRPVSAENVEEHDMHAEFYEMTEETAEALNRIKQSGGRIISVGTTSTRTLETIASENDGRFREARGWTSIFIYPGYTFRAIDGIITNFHLPKSSLIMLVSALAGRENVLSAYRTAVEHEYRFFSFGDAMLIK, translated from the coding sequence ATGAAAGTTGATTTATTTGATTTTGACCTGCCTGAACGCCTGATCGCCCAGGTTCCTTTAAAAGAACGGGATGCTTCAAGGCTGATGGTGCTGGATAAAGAAACGGGCGATATCACCCACAGTACATTTAAGCACATCCTTGATTTTTTGGAAGCCGGCGACTGTATCGTCCTGAACGATACAAGGGTTTTGCCGGCCCGTTTGTTCGGAGTGAAAGAGGAAACGGGTGCAAAGGTTGAGGTGCTTCTTTTGAAGCAGGAGGAAGGCGACGTGTGGGAAACGCTTGTCAAACCGGCGAAACGGGTGAAGCGGGGAACCGTTCTTACGTTCGGCGACGGTCGGCTGACGGCGGTCTGTACAGAAGAGCTTGACCACGGAGGACGAAAAATAGAATTCCGCTATAAAGGGATTTTTTACGAAGTCCTCGAATCTCTGGGAGAAATGCCGCTGCCTCCTTACATCAAAGAACAGCTTGATGACAAGGAGCGCTATCAGACGGTCTACTCCAAAAAACAAGGCTCAGCCGCGGCGCCGACGGCAGGACTTCATTTTACGGAAGAGATTCTTGACGCGCTGAAGGAAAAAGGCGTGCACATCGCCTTCATCACCCTACATGTCGGATTGGGAACTTTCCGGCCCGTCAGTGCGGAAAATGTTGAGGAACACGATATGCATGCGGAGTTTTATGAAATGACGGAAGAGACAGCCGAAGCTCTGAATCGAATCAAACAGAGCGGGGGAAGGATCATTTCCGTCGGAACGACATCAACGAGGACGCTCGAGACGATCGCTTCCGAGAATGACGGTCGTTTCAGGGAAGCGAGAGGCTGGACATCGATCTTTATATATCCCGGCTATACATTCCGGGCGATAGACGGGATAATTACGAACTTTCATCTCCCGAAATCTTCCCTGATAATGCTTGTCAGCGCGCTTGCGGGCCGGGAGAACGTGCTTTCCGCCTACCGCACCGCGGTCGAGCACGAATACCGCTTCTTCAGCTTTGGAGATGCGATGCTGATCAAATAA
- the ruvB gene encoding Holliday junction branch migration DNA helicase RuvB: MDERLVSSELDNHESAIEQSLRPQKLAQYIGQEKVKDNLRVFIEAAKMREETLDHVLLYGPPGLGKTTLAAIIANEMGVNFRTTSGPAIERPGDLAAILTALEPGDVLFIDEIHRLHRSIEEVLYPAMEDFCLDIVIGKGPSARSVRLDLPPFTLVGATTRVGLLTAPLRDRFGVLSRLEYYTRDELSEIVVRTAELFEIDIDRLSSLEIARRSRGTPRIANRLLRRVRDFAQVLGNSSITEEVALDALERLQVDKLGLDHIDRKLLMGMIEKFGGGPVGIDTISATIGEESHTIEDVYEPYLLQIGFIQRTPRGRIVTPDVYSHFKMEVPNHD, encoded by the coding sequence ATGGATGAGCGGCTCGTATCAAGTGAACTAGACAACCATGAATCAGCGATTGAGCAAAGCCTGCGTCCGCAAAAACTGGCGCAGTACATCGGCCAGGAAAAAGTCAAAGACAATCTCAGGGTCTTCATCGAAGCCGCGAAAATGCGGGAGGAGACCTTGGACCACGTCTTGCTATACGGCCCTCCCGGATTGGGGAAAACGACCCTTGCCGCCATCATCGCCAATGAAATGGGGGTCAATTTCCGCACGACGTCAGGACCTGCAATCGAACGCCCCGGCGATTTGGCGGCGATTTTGACCGCCCTCGAACCCGGTGACGTTTTATTCATTGACGAAATCCACCGTCTGCACCGTTCGATTGAAGAGGTACTGTACCCGGCGATGGAGGATTTCTGCCTTGATATCGTCATCGGCAAAGGGCCGTCAGCCCGTTCTGTCAGGCTTGATCTGCCGCCTTTTACACTCGTCGGCGCGACGACCAGAGTCGGACTCTTGACCGCGCCTCTCAGAGACAGATTCGGTGTATTGTCAAGGCTTGAGTATTACACCCGGGATGAGCTGTCAGAAATCGTCGTCAGAACAGCCGAGCTGTTCGAGATTGACATCGACAGGCTTTCCTCTTTGGAAATCGCGCGGCGTTCAAGAGGAACGCCGCGGATCGCCAACAGGCTGCTGAGAAGGGTCAGGGATTTTGCCCAGGTTCTTGGAAACAGCTCCATCACAGAGGAAGTAGCCCTTGATGCACTTGAGCGCCTTCAAGTCGACAAGCTCGGGCTCGATCATATCGACCGCAAGCTGTTAATGGGGATGATCGAAAAATTCGGCGGCGGCCCCGTCGGCATCGATACGATCTCGGCGACGATCGGAGAGGAGTCCCATACGATTGAGGACGTTTACGAGCCGTACCTCCTGCAAATCGGCTTTATTCAAAGAACACCGCGGGGGCGGATTGTAACGCCGGATGTCTACAGCCATTTTAAAATGGAGGTTCCGAACCATGACTGA
- the secDF gene encoding protein translocase subunit SecDF, with protein MKKGRLIAFFVTVLLIGTGLGLFTKPAADNISLGLDLQGGFEVLYEVQPAKKGDKIDRDALVSTVEALNRRANVLGVSEPNIQIEGNNRIRVQLAGVDNQNRAREILSTQAQLSFRDTNDKELLNGSDLVENGAKQSFKPDTNEPIVTIKLKDADKFGEVTKKVLDMKPNNQLVIWLDYKKGDSYKKESQKADHKYISAPNVSQVLNTSDVMIEGNFTVQEAKDMASILNAGALPVKLVEKYSTSVGAQFGEQALNDTVFAGVIGIAIIFLFMLLYYRLPGLVAIITLSVYIYITLQIFDWMNAVLTLPGIAALILGVGMAVDANIITYERIKEELKLGKSVRSAFRSGNRRSFATIFDANITTMLAGIVLFIFGTSSVKGFATMLILSILTSFVTAVFLSRFLLGLLVESRWLDRKKGWFGVRKKDILDINKTDENTEPPTPFEKWDFVGKRKWFFAFSGIILAAGIVILLVFRLNLGIDFSSGARIEVQSDHKLTSEQLQKDFEEVGLTADSIVLSGDGDHRGVARFVGVPNQKKIAEVKDYFKDKYGMEPNVSTVSPVVGKELARNALFAVAIAALGIILYVSIRFEYKMAIAAIASLLYDAFFIIAVFSITRLEVDITFIAAVLTIIGYSINDTIVTFDRIREHVKKRKPKTFSDLSHIVNLSLQQTFTRSINTVLTVVIVVIALLVFGAASITNFSVALLVGLLSGVYSSLYIAAQLWLIWKGRELKKPKAKLEEE; from the coding sequence ATGAAAAAAGGACGCTTGATTGCGTTTTTCGTTACCGTTCTGTTGATCGGTACGGGACTGGGATTGTTTACGAAGCCGGCTGCCGACAACATCAGCCTTGGCCTTGACCTTCAAGGCGGTTTTGAGGTCTTGTATGAAGTCCAGCCTGCCAAAAAAGGGGATAAAATTGACAGGGATGCGCTCGTCAGCACCGTTGAAGCGCTCAATCGCCGGGCCAATGTATTGGGGGTCAGCGAGCCGAACATCCAGATTGAAGGCAACAACCGGATCAGGGTGCAGCTCGCAGGCGTTGACAACCAGAACAGGGCGCGGGAAATTTTATCCACACAGGCGCAGCTCTCATTCAGAGACACGAATGACAAGGAGCTTTTAAATGGCTCAGACCTTGTGGAAAACGGCGCCAAACAGTCTTTTAAACCAGATACGAACGAGCCGATCGTGACGATCAAGCTGAAGGATGCGGATAAATTCGGGGAAGTCACTAAAAAAGTGCTCGATATGAAGCCGAACAATCAGCTTGTCATTTGGCTTGACTACAAAAAAGGCGATTCTTACAAAAAAGAATCGCAAAAAGCGGACCATAAATACATTTCAGCCCCGAATGTCAGCCAGGTGCTGAATACGTCTGACGTCATGATCGAAGGGAATTTCACAGTTCAGGAAGCGAAAGACATGGCAAGCATTTTGAATGCCGGAGCCCTTCCTGTCAAGCTCGTTGAAAAATACTCGACATCCGTCGGTGCGCAGTTTGGGGAACAGGCTTTAAACGATACGGTGTTTGCCGGAGTCATCGGAATCGCTATTATTTTCTTATTTATGCTTCTTTACTATCGTCTGCCTGGGTTAGTCGCGATTATCACGCTTTCCGTCTACATTTACATCACCCTGCAGATATTTGACTGGATGAACGCCGTCCTCACCCTTCCGGGAATAGCGGCGCTCATATTAGGTGTAGGTATGGCCGTTGATGCCAATATCATTACCTACGAACGGATCAAAGAAGAGCTGAAGCTCGGCAAATCGGTCCGCTCGGCTTTCAGATCAGGGAACAGAAGATCGTTTGCGACGATTTTTGACGCCAACATCACAACGATGCTTGCCGGAATCGTTCTGTTTATCTTTGGAACAAGCTCTGTCAAAGGGTTTGCGACAATGCTGATTCTGTCGATCTTGACAAGCTTTGTCACGGCCGTTTTCCTATCGAGATTTTTGCTCGGTTTATTGGTCGAAAGCCGCTGGCTCGACCGGAAAAAAGGCTGGTTCGGCGTCCGTAAAAAAGATATCTTGGACATCAACAAAACGGACGAAAATACCGAGCCGCCGACACCGTTTGAAAAATGGGATTTTGTCGGAAAACGAAAATGGTTTTTCGCTTTCTCCGGAATCATTTTAGCTGCCGGAATTGTCATTCTCCTTGTATTCAGGCTGAATCTGGGGATTGATTTCTCCAGCGGAGCAAGGATCGAAGTCCAAAGCGACCATAAGCTGACGAGCGAACAGCTCCAAAAGGACTTTGAGGAAGTCGGGCTCACCGCCGATTCGATCGTTCTTTCAGGGGATGGTGACCACCGCGGTGTCGCCAGGTTCGTCGGTGTTCCGAACCAGAAAAAAATTGCAGAAGTGAAAGATTATTTTAAAGACAAGTATGGAATGGAGCCGAATGTCAGCACCGTTTCGCCGGTTGTCGGAAAAGAGCTGGCGCGAAATGCGCTTTTCGCTGTGGCGATCGCTGCCCTCGGCATCATCTTGTATGTATCGATCCGCTTCGAGTACAAGATGGCGATTGCGGCCATTGCTTCATTGCTGTACGACGCATTTTTCATTATCGCCGTCTTCAGCATCACAAGGCTTGAGGTGGATATCACCTTTATTGCCGCTGTATTGACGATTATCGGTTATTCGATCAACGATACGATCGTTACGTTCGACAGGATCAGGGAGCATGTCAAAAAGCGCAAACCGAAGACATTCAGCGATTTGTCTCATATCGTGAATTTAAGCTTGCAGCAAACCTTTACGCGTTCGATTAATACGGTTTTGACCGTTGTCATCGTCGTGATTGCGCTCCTCGTTTTCGGCGCTGCATCGATTACGAACTTCTCTGTCGCACTGCTGGTCGGTCTATTGAGCGGTGTGTATTCTTCGCTCTATATCGCAGCTCAATTATGGCTGATCTGGAAAGGCCGCGAACTGAAAAAGCCTAAAGCGAAGCTGGAAGAAGAATAG